Proteins from a single region of Vicinamibacterales bacterium:
- a CDS encoding asparaginase, which translates to MRASIVSAALLLTLAAGVRSVAAQPPAGQTAAAPSQAAADLPRVRLLATGGTISNRNGGRLSAAELVASMPDIGRYARAEHEQFANTSSSQITIEQWLALARRINQLYKDDAGLAGIVVTSGTDTLEELAYFLNLTVRSDKPVAVVGSMRNPSELGYEGAANLLEGFRVAASPAARGRGVMVVLNDEINAAREATKTDALRLHTFQTRNYGVLGVVDDDRVAFYRKVEKRHTAQSEFDVQDMTSLPRVDVILTYQGAPGDLIKAAVDHGAKGIVMATAGAGATSGTQGEGIRYALEKGVFVVTTTRAGSGRIAARPRAASAGPSAAPNPRERAIAGEDLAPVKARILLMLALAKTQSPGEIQRMFIEY; encoded by the coding sequence ATGCGCGCTTCCATCGTCTCTGCCGCGCTTCTTTTGACGCTCGCGGCGGGCGTTCGGTCCGTCGCGGCGCAGCCGCCTGCCGGACAGACCGCCGCCGCCCCGTCCCAGGCCGCGGCCGACCTCCCGCGCGTCCGGCTGCTCGCAACCGGCGGAACGATCTCGAATCGCAACGGCGGCCGCCTCTCCGCCGCGGAGCTCGTCGCATCGATGCCCGATATCGGCCGCTACGCCCGCGCCGAGCACGAGCAGTTCGCCAACACCTCCAGCTCCCAGATCACGATCGAGCAGTGGCTCGCGCTGGCGCGGCGGATCAATCAGCTCTACAAAGACGACGCCGGCCTCGCCGGCATCGTCGTCACCAGCGGCACCGACACGCTCGAGGAGCTTGCCTACTTCCTCAATCTCACGGTCCGCTCCGACAAGCCGGTGGCGGTGGTGGGATCGATGCGCAATCCGAGCGAGCTCGGATACGAAGGCGCGGCCAACCTGCTGGAGGGTTTCCGCGTCGCCGCAAGTCCGGCGGCGCGCGGACGCGGCGTCATGGTGGTACTGAACGACGAGATCAACGCCGCGCGCGAAGCCACCAAGACCGACGCCTTGCGGCTGCACACCTTTCAGACGCGCAACTACGGCGTCCTCGGCGTCGTCGACGACGACCGCGTCGCGTTCTACCGGAAGGTGGAGAAGCGGCACACCGCGCAGAGCGAGTTCGACGTCCAGGACATGACGTCGCTGCCGCGTGTCGACGTCATCCTCACCTACCAGGGAGCGCCGGGCGACCTCATCAAGGCGGCCGTCGATCACGGGGCCAAAGGAATCGTCATGGCCACGGCGGGCGCCGGCGCGACCAGCGGAACCCAGGGCGAAGGCATCCGCTACGCGCTCGAGAAAGGCGTCTTCGTGGTCACGACGACGCGCGCCGGCAGCGGTCGCATCGCCGCGCGTCCCCGCGCCGCAAGCGCCGGCCCGTCAGCGGCGCCCAACCCCCGCGAGCGCGCCATCGCCGGGGAGGATCTCGCGCCGGTCAAGGCGCGCATCCTGCTGATGCTGGCGCTGGCGAAGACTCAGAGCCCCGGCGAGATCCAGCGGATGTTCATTGAGTACTGA